The following are encoded together in the Cololabis saira isolate AMF1-May2022 chromosome 5, fColSai1.1, whole genome shotgun sequence genome:
- the LOC133444452 gene encoding myosin heavy chain, fast skeletal muscle-like isoform X2: MSTDAEMALYGKAAIYLRKPEKERIEAQTRPFDAKSACYVADVKELYLKATILKKEGGKVTVKVLDTQEEKTVKEDDINPMNPPKYDKMEDMAMMTHLNEATVLYNLKERYAAWMIYTYSGLFCATVNPYKWLPVYDSEVVSAYRGKKRMEAPPHIFSVSDNAYQFMLTDRQNQSVLITGESGAGKTVNTKRVIQYFATISVGGGKAKESSKMQVSYDDNFSHITRHLQENRSFSNMLLKPGVQGSLEDQIIAANPLLEAYGNAKTIRNDNSSRFGKFIRIHFGTTGKLSSADIETYLLEKSRVTFQLSDERGYHIFYQMMTNHKPEIIEMALITSNPYDFPMCSMGQITVASIDDKEELDATDNAIDILGFNGEEKMGIYKLTGAVLHHGNMKFKQKQREEQAEPDGTENADKIAYLLGLNSADMLKGLCYPRVKVGNEFVTKGQTVPQVNNAVTALAKSIYGRMFDWMVVRINQMLATKQARNHFIGVLDIAGFEIFDFNTLEQLCINFTNEKLQQFFNHHMFVLEQEEYKKEGIIWEFIDFGMDLAACIELIEKPMGIFSILEEECMFPKADDTSFKNKLYDQHLGKNKAFEKPKPAKGKAEAHFSLVHYAGTVDYNICGWLDKNKDPLNESVLQLYGKASCKLVALLYPPAAPEEAGKKGGKKKGGSMQTVSSQFRENLGKLMTNLRSTHPHFVRCLIPNESKTPGLMENFLVIHQLRCNGVLEGIRICRKGFPSRILYADFKQRYKVLNASVIPEGQFIDNKKASEKLLGSIDVPQDEYRFGHTKVFFKAGLLGTLEEMRDEKLASLVTMTQALCRAYLMRKEFVVMMARRHAIYTIQYNVRSFMNVKHWPWMKVYYKIKPLLKSAETEKELMNMKENYEKMTSDLAAALAKKKELEEKMVSILQEKNDLQLQVASETENLSDAEERCEGLIKSKIQLEAKLKETTERLEDEEEINAELTAKKRKLEDECSELKKDIDDLELTLAKVEKEKHATENKVKNLTEEMASQDESIAKLTKEKKALQEAHQQTLDDLQAEEDKVNTLTKSKTKLEQQVDDLEGSLEQEKKLRMDLERAKRKLEGDLKLAQESIMDLENDKQQSDEKIKKKDFEISQLLSKIEDEQSLGAQLQKKIKELQARIEELEEEIEAERAARAKVEKQRADLSRELEEISERLEEAGGATAAQIEMNKKREAEFQKLRRDLEESTLQHEATAAALRKKQADSVAELGEQIDNLQRVKQKLEKEKSEYKMEIDDLSSNMEAVAKSKGNLEKMCRTLEDQLSELKTKNDENMRQNNDMSAQKARLLTENGEFSRQIEEKEGLVSQLTRGKQAFTQQLEELKRHVEEEVKAKNALAHGLQSARHDCDLLREQFEEEQEAKAELQRGMSKANSEVAQWRTKYETDAIQRTEELEESKKKLAQRLQEAEEQIEAVNSKCASLEKTKQRLQSEVEDLMIDVERANGLAANLDKKQRNFDKVLAEWKQKYEEGQAELEGAQKEARTLSTELFKMKNSYEEALDQLETMKRENKNLQQEISDLTEQLGDTGKSIHELEKAKKQVETEKSEIQTALEEAEGTLEHEESKILRVQLELNQIKGEVDRKIAEKDEEMEQIKRNSQRVIDSMQSTLDAEVRSRNDAMRIKKKMEGDLNEMEIQLSHANRQAAESQKQLRNVQAQLKDAQLHLDDAVRAQEDLKEQAAMVDRRNGLLVAEIEELRVALEQTERGRKVAEQELVDASERVGLLHSQNTSLINTKKKLESDLVQIQSEVDDTVQEARNAEDKAKKAITDAAMMAEELKKEQDTSAHLERMKKNLEVAVKDLQHRLDEAENLAMKGGKKQLQKLESRVRELESEVENEQRRGADSVKGVRKYERRVKELTYQTEEDKKNVGRLQDLVDKLQLKVKAYKRQADEAEEQANTHLSKSRKLQHELEEAEERADIAESQVNKMRVKSRDSGKGKDVAE, encoded by the exons ATGAGTACGGACGCGGAGATGGCCCTTTATGGCAAAGCTGCCATTTATCTTCGTAAGCCAGAAAAGGAGAGGATTGAGGCTCAGACCAGACCTTTTGATGCCAAGAGTGCCTGCTATGTCGCTGATGTCAAAGAACTGTACCTGAAGGCAACAATCCTCAAGAAAGAGGGTGGCAAAGTCACCGTCAAAGTCTTGGACACTCAGGAG GAGAAGACAGTCAAAGAAGATGACATCAATCCAATGAACCCTCCCAAGTACGACAAAATGGAGGACATGGCCATGATGACCCATCTCAATGAAGCCACTGTGCTGTATAATCTCAAAGAGCGTTATGCAGCATGGATGATCTAC ACCTACTCTGGGTTGTTCTGTGCAACTGTGAACCCCTACAAGTGGCTCCCAGTGTACGATTCCGAAGTCGTCTCTGCCTATAGAGGCAAGAAGCGTATGGAGGCTCCACCCCACATCTTCTCCGTCTCTGACAATGCCTATCAGTTCATGCTTACTG ATAGGCAGAACCAGTCTGTCCTGATCAC TGGAGAATCTGGTGCTGGAAAGACTGTGAACACCAAGCGTGTCATTCAGTACTTTGCTACAATCTCTGTTGGTGGGGGTAAGGCGAAGGAATCAAGTAAAATGCAGGTAAGTTATGATGACAACTTTTCACATATCACAAGACACCTACAGGAAAATAGGTCCTTTTCTAATATGCTTCTGAAACCTGGTGTACAGGGGTCGCTGGAGGATCAAATCATTGCAGCCAATCCCCTGCTGGAGGCTTATGGTAATGCCAAAACTATTAGGAATGACAACTCTTCTCGTTTT GGTAAATTCATCAGGATCCATTTCGGCACAACTGGCAAACTGTCTAGTGCTGATATTGAGACAT ACCTGCTGGAGAAGTCTAGAGTGACATTCCAGCTTTCTGATGAGAGAGGCTACCACATCTTCTACCAGATGATGACAAACCACAAACCAGAGATCATTG aaatggCTCTGATCACAAGCAACCCCTATGACTTCCCCATGTGCAGCATGGGTCAGATCACTGTGGCCAGCATTGATGACAAAGAAGAGCTGGACGCCACTGAT AATGCCATTGATATCCTGGGCTTCAACGGAGAGGAGAAGATGGGCATCTACAAGTTGACTGGTGCTGTGCTTCACCATGGTAACATGAAGTTCAAGCAGAAGCAGCGTGAGGAGCAGGCTGAGCCTGACGGCACAGAGA ATGCTGACAAGATTGCTTACTTGTTGGGCCTGAACTCTGCTGATATGCTCAAGGGATTGTGCTATCCAAGAGTGAAGGTCGGCAATGAATTTGTCACCAAGGGACAGACTGTACCTCAG GTAAATAATGCTGTCACTGCCCTGGCCAAGTCCATCTATGGCAGGATGTTCGATTGGATGGTCGTCCGTATCAACCAGATGCTGGCCACTAAGCAAGCAAGAAACCACTTCATCGGTGTCCTGGACATTGCCGGCTTTGAAATCTTTGAT TTCAACACATTGGAGCAGCTGTGCATCAACTTCACCAATGAGAAACTGCAACAGTTCTTCAACCACCACATGTTTGTTCTGGAGCAAGAGGAGTACAAGAAGGAAGGCATCATTTGGGAGTTCATTGACTTTGGTATGGACTTGGCTGCCTGTATTGAGCTGATTGAAAAG CCAATGGGCATCTTCTCCATCCTCGAAGAGGAGTGCATGTTCCCCAAGGCCGATGACACTTCCTTCAAGAACAAGCTGTATGACCAGCATCTTGGCAAAAACAAGGCTTTTGAGAAGCCAAAACCTGCCAAGGGCAAGGCTGAGGCTCACTTCTCCCTGGTGCACTATGCTGGaactgtggactacaacatctGTGGTTGGCTGGACAAGAACAAGGATCCACTGAATGAGTCTGTTCTGCAGCTCTATGGGAAGGCATCATGCAAACTGGTGGCTCTCCTGTATCCTCCCGCTGCTCCTGAGG AGGCTggcaagaagggaggaaagaagaagggtGGTTCTATGCAGACTGTGTCATCACAGTTCAGG GAGAACTTGGGCAAGCTGATGACCAACCTGAGGAGTACCCATCCTCACTTTGTGCGCTGCCTCATTCCCAATGAGTCAAAGACTCCAG GCTTGATGGAGAACTTCCTGGTCATCCACCAGCTCAGGTGTAACGGTGTGCTGGAGGGTATCAGAATctgcagaaaaggtttccccAGCAGAATCCTCTATGCTGACTTCAAACAGAG ATACAAAGTACTGAATGCCAGTGTCATCCCTGAGGGTCAATTCATTGACAACAAGAAAGCCTCTGAGAAGCTGCTTGGATCAATTGACGTTCCTCAAGATGAGTACAGATTTGGACACACCAAG GTGTTTTTCAAGGCTGGTCTGCTGGGTACCCTTGAGGAGATGAGAGATGAAAAGTTGGCATCCCTGGTCACAATGACTCAGGCTCTCTGCCGTGCTTACCTCATGAGAAAGGAGTTTGTTGTTATGATGGCTAGGAGGCac GCCATTTATACTATCCAGTATAATGTCCGCTCATTCATGAATGTGAAACACTGGCCATGGATGAAGGTTTATTACAAGATCAAGCCTCTCTTGAAGAGTGCTGAGACTGAGAAGGAGCTCATGAATATGAAGGAGAACTATGAGAAGATGACATCAGACCTTGCTGCTGCCTTGGCCAAGAAAaaggagctggaggaaaagaTGGTGTCTATTCTGCAGGAGAAGAACGATCTGCAGCTGCAAGTGGCATCT GAAACAGAGAATCTGTCAGATGCTGAGGAGAGGTGCGAGGGTCTTATCAAGAGCAAGATTCAACTCGAGGCCAAACTCAAAGAGACCACTGAGAGActggaagatgaggaggaaatCAATGCTGAGCTTACTGCAAagaagaggaagctggaggaCGAATGCTCTGAGCTCAAAAAAGATATTGATGACCTGGAACTTACATTGGCCAAAGTGGAAAAGGAGAAACATGCCACTGAGAACAAG GTGAAGAACCTGACTGAGGAGATGGCCTCTCAGGATGAGAGCATTGCTAAACTGACCAAGGAGAAGAAAGCTCTTCAGGAAGCTCATCAGCAGACTCTTGATGACCTGCAGGCGGAGGAAGACAAAGTCAACACTCTGACCAAGTCCAAGACCAAGCTTGAGCAACAAGTTGATGAT CTTGAAGGTTCTCTGGAGCAAGAGAAGAAGCTTCGTATGGATCTTGAGAGAGCCAAGAGGAAGCTGGAAGGAGATCTGAAACTGGCCCAGGAATCCATAATGGATCTGGAGAATGACAAGCAGCAGTCTgatgagaaaattaaaaa GAAGGACTTTGAAATCAGCCAGCTCCTCAGCAAGATTGAAGATGAGCAGTCATTGGGTGCACAGCTTCAGAAGAAGATTAAGGAGCTTCAG GCCCGTattgaggagctggaggaggaaatCGAGGCGGAGCGCGCTGCTCGTGCCAAGGTTGAGAAGCAGAGAGCTGACCTCTCCAGGGAACTTGAGGAGATCAGTGAGAGGCTGGAGGAAGCTGGTGGCGCCACTGCTGCTCAGATTGAGATGAACAAGAAGCGCGAGGCTGAGTTCCAGAAGCTCCGTCGTGACCTTGAGGAGTCTACTCTGCAGCATGAAGCCACTGCTGCTGCTCTGCGCAAGAAGCAGGCCGACAGCGTTGCTGAGCTGGGAGAGCAGATCGACAACCTGCAGCGTGTCAAGCAGAAGCTTGAGAAAGAAAAGAGTGAATATAAGATGGAGATTGACGACCTCTCCAGCAACATGGAGGCTGTTGCTAAATCAAAG GGAAATCTTGAAAAGATGTGCCGTACTCTTGAGGACCAATTAAGTGAACTTAAGACCAAGAATGATGAAAACATGCGTCAGAACAATGACATGAGTGCACAGAAAGCACGTCTCCTCACAGAAAATG GTGAGTTCAGCCGTCAAATTGAGGAGAAAGAGGGTCTTGTTTCTCAGCTGACCAGAGGCAAACAGGCCTTCACCCAGCAGCTTGAGGAGCTGAAGAGACACGTTGAAGAGGAGGTCAAG GCCAAGAATGCTCTTGCCCATGGACTGCAATCAGCCCGCCATGACTGTGACCTGCTGAGGGAGCAGtttgaggaggagcaggaggccaAAGCTGAGCTGCAGCGTGGTATGTCCAAGGCCAACAGTGAGGTGGCTCAGTGGAGAACTAAGTATGAAACTGATGCCATCCAGCGCACAGAGGAGCTTGAGGAATCCAA GAAAAAGCTGGCCCAGCGTCTTCAGGAAGCTGAGGAGCAGATCGAGGCTGTGAACTCCAAGTGTGCATCTCTGGAGAAGACCAAACAGAGGCTCCAAAGTGAGGTGGAGGACCTCATGATTGATGTGGAGAGAGCTAATGGGCTGGCTGCCAACTTGGATAAGAAGCAGAGGAACTTTGATAAG GTGCTGGCAGAGTGGAAACAGAAGTATGAGGAGGGTCAGGCAGAGCTTGAAGGAGCTCAGAAGGAGGCTCGTACTCTGAGCACTGAACTGTTCAAGATGAAGAACTCTTATGAAGAAgctctggatcagctggagaccATGAAGCGTGAAAACAAGAACCTCCAAC AGGAGATCTCTGACCTGACTGAACAGCTTGGTGACACTGGCAAGAGCATCCATGAGCTGGAGAAGGCCAAGAAGCAGGTGGAGACAGAGAAGTCTGAGATCCAGACAGCTCTGGAGGAAGCTGAG GGAACTCTGGAGCATGAAGAGTCTAAGATCCTTCGTGTTCAGCTGGAGCTCAACCAGATTAAGGGTGAGGTGGACAGGAAGATTGCAGAGAAAGATGAGGAGATGGAGCAGATCAAGAGGAACAGCCAGAGGGTGATTGATTCCATGCAGAGCACTCTGGATGCTGAGGTCAGGAGCAGGAACGATGCCATGAGAATCAAGAAGAAGATGGAAGGAGATCTGAATGAGATGGAGATTCAGCTGAGTCATGCCAATCGCCAGGCTGCTGAGTCCCAGAAACAGTTGAGGAACGTTCAGGCACAGCTGAAG GACGCTCAACTGCATCTTGATGATGCTGTCAGAGCCCAGGAGGACCTCAAGGAACAAGCTGCTATGGTGGATCGCAGAAACGGTCTCTTAGTGGCAGAAATTGAGGAACTCAGAGTTGCTctggaacagacagagagaggcCGCAAAGTCGCAGAGCAGGAACTGGTGGATGCCAGCGAACGTGTCGGACTTCTGCACTCTCAG AACACAAGCCTCATCAACACCAAGAAGAAGCTTGAAAGTGACCTGGTTCAGATCCAGAGTGAAGTTGATGATACTGTTCAGGAAGCAAGGAATGCAGAGGACAAGGCCAAGAAGGCCATCACTGAT GCTGCTATGATGGCTGAAGAGCTGAAGAAGGAACAGGACACCAGTGCTCACCTGGAGAGGATGAAGAAGAACCTGGAGGTTGCTGTTAAGGACCTGCAGCATCGCCTGGATGAGGCTGAGAACTTGGCCATGAAGGGTGGCAAGAAGCAGCTCCAAAAACTCGAGTCTAGG GTGCGTGAGTTGGAGAGCGAGGTTGAAAATGAGCAAAGACGTGGTGCAGATTCTGTTAAGGGTGTCCGCAAATATGAGAGAAGAGTGAAGGAGCTCACCTATCAG ACTGAGGAAGATAAGAAAAACGTTGGTAGGCTGCAGGATCTGGTGGACAAACTGCAGCTCAAGGTGAAGGCCTACAAGAGGCAGGCTGATGAAGCG GAGGAGCAGGCCAACACTCATCTGTCCAAGTCTAGGAAGCTCCAGCATGAGCTTGAGGAGGCTGAGGAGCGTGCTGACATTGCAGAGTCTCAGGTCAACAAGATGAGAGTAAAGAGCCGTGACTCTGGCAAG GGAAAAGACGTAGCTGAGTAA